One Silurus meridionalis isolate SWU-2019-XX chromosome 10, ASM1480568v1, whole genome shotgun sequence genomic window carries:
- the LOC124392912 gene encoding cytochrome c oxidase subunit 5A, mitochondrial, which translates to MFRSALRLSFSAARSVTQARTQAIAPLASRCYSHGKQETDEEFDARWVTYFNKPDIDAWELRKGMNTLIGYDLVPEPKILDAALRACRRLNDLGSAIRILEAVKDKAGPHKEIYPYVIQELRPTLNELGIPTPEELGIDKA; encoded by the exons ATGTTCAGATCCGCCCTCCGCCTTTCCTTCTCCGCTGCTCGGAGCGTAACACAGGCCCGGACACAGGCTATAG CTCCTTTAGCTAGTCGCTGCTACTCCCATGGCAAGCAAGAGACAGACGAGGAGTTTGATGCCCGCTGGGTCACCTACTTCAACAAACCAGATATTGATGCTTGGGAGCTCAGGAAGG GTATGAATACTTTGATTGGGTATGACCTGGTACCAGAGCCCAAAATCTTGGACGCTGCTTTGAGAGCTTGTCGGCGATTAAATGACTTGGGCAGTGCCATCCGTATTCTTGAGGCAGTTAAG gaCAAAGCAGGTCCTCACAAGGAGATCTATCCATATGTTATCCAAGAGCTTCGTCCCACACTTAATGAGCTGGGAATTCCTACACCTGAGGAGCTTGGCATTGACAAAGCATAG